One genomic segment of Culturomica massiliensis includes these proteins:
- a CDS encoding glycoside hydrolase family 16 protein yields the protein MGLFSRSKKVRTTADAETLRKVFDEDYALYRKVGESDDLKRFYELDEYVNSPVFKNKRKQIEHLRYKESEYYNREKDYKKLLKAEKLKNYYLIKESQELQGYLKVKETDEYAQYARLRVIVTTPGFDKKLRPEEYMAYRNIVAHPKIKALILFEKNKRFRHYAEVKATTLPQEFEKLTAYIKSDEFRKNREYLLNKRRYETTDDYKLLCEYEALKKRPDIVKYFSLQSDVHFKNMCRWEPVFEDTFRGGSLNEQKWITRYYAGERFLNDTYGVGNDVQLFLPENISFTEKSVQLNFKKEQIIGKYWDASLGIREKKYEYTSAALSTACAFRQCFGRFEAKIKLNHSSVVQCFGMRGDRDMPHIEIMRSGANGLQMGKIYTSKGKVVNEIMPLKDIHLSNDFYIFTLEWTREKMVWMVNDTVVKEVHENIPDIPMYVFFRLGCNQEPGGKCVPSRMEIEWVRFYKMKEEKGADVKLK from the coding sequence ATGGGATTGTTTTCGAGAAGTAAAAAGGTTCGTACGACAGCTGATGCAGAGACATTAAGGAAGGTTTTTGACGAAGATTACGCCTTGTACCGAAAGGTGGGAGAGAGTGATGACTTGAAGCGTTTTTATGAGTTGGATGAATATGTAAACAGTCCTGTATTTAAGAATAAGCGGAAACAAATCGAACATTTAAGGTATAAGGAGAGTGAATATTACAACCGGGAAAAAGACTATAAAAAGTTGCTCAAAGCCGAGAAGCTAAAGAATTATTATCTGATTAAGGAATCTCAGGAGTTACAAGGATATTTAAAAGTAAAAGAAACCGATGAATATGCGCAATATGCCCGCTTGCGGGTGATTGTGACTACTCCGGGGTTCGATAAAAAGCTGCGGCCCGAAGAGTATATGGCTTATCGGAATATAGTTGCTCATCCGAAGATCAAAGCCTTGATATTATTTGAGAAAAATAAGAGGTTCAGGCATTATGCAGAAGTAAAGGCTACGACTTTACCTCAGGAGTTCGAGAAGCTTACAGCTTATATTAAATCGGATGAGTTCCGTAAAAACCGGGAGTATCTGTTGAATAAACGACGGTATGAGACAACGGATGATTATAAATTGCTGTGTGAGTATGAAGCTTTGAAGAAACGCCCGGATATTGTAAAGTATTTTTCATTGCAGTCTGATGTGCATTTTAAAAATATGTGTCGTTGGGAACCGGTGTTTGAAGATACATTCAGAGGCGGAAGTCTGAATGAGCAAAAATGGATTACCCGTTATTATGCCGGAGAACGTTTTTTAAACGATACTTATGGTGTCGGAAATGATGTTCAGTTGTTTTTACCTGAGAATATTTCATTTACTGAAAAGTCGGTGCAGCTGAATTTTAAGAAAGAGCAGATTATCGGTAAATATTGGGATGCTTCTTTGGGTATCCGGGAAAAGAAATATGAATATACTTCTGCTGCATTGAGTACGGCTTGTGCGTTCCGGCAGTGTTTCGGCCGTTTTGAAGCCAAAATAAAGCTCAATCATTCGTCGGTAGTGCAATGCTTCGGGATGCGCGGAGACCGGGATATGCCGCATATCGAGATCATGAGATCCGGGGCAAACGGCTTGCAAATGGGAAAGATTTATACTTCCAAGGGTAAGGTTGTAAATGAAATTATGCCGTTAAAAGATATACATCTGTCCAATGACTTTTATATTTTTACATTGGAGTGGACCCGTGAAAAAATGGTATGGATGGTCAATGATACGGTTGTTAAAGAAGTGCACGAAAATATCCCGGATATCCCGATGTATGTATTTTTCAGATTGGGATGTAATCAGGAACCGGGAGGAAAATGTGTGCCGTCCCGTATGGAGATTGAATGGGTACGTTTTTATAAAATGAAAGAAGAGAAAGGGGCGGATGTGAAATTAAAATGA
- a CDS encoding energy transducer TonB: MNFKEYIIQQFYAHQTGILGTIIFHLLLAIFLLSMGIARLEVPLGTEIELAASSPQELEKIREEKQQREEIRKKASTEEVQAMLRSIAVNENVREKSNKTPNVQSYIDEVMEELEADEYSGRYKARKDENYKKDSLQYDRDKKEQLLDSLKSTFYSGKSSVSYNLPERYARFLPIPVFKCEFGGRVVVKIVVDRKGRVQRAEVVATESQQDDCLHDVAVDAALRSRFNEKPGAPALQTGTITYNFVKQ; this comes from the coding sequence ATGAATTTTAAAGAATATATTATACAGCAGTTTTATGCTCATCAAACGGGAATTTTGGGGACAATAATTTTTCATTTATTGCTTGCTATTTTTCTGTTGAGTATGGGGATTGCCCGGCTGGAGGTGCCTTTGGGTACAGAAATCGAGTTGGCGGCATCGTCTCCGCAGGAGTTGGAAAAAATACGGGAAGAGAAGCAGCAACGGGAAGAAATCCGTAAAAAAGCATCAACGGAAGAGGTACAGGCGATGTTACGCTCTATTGCGGTTAACGAGAATGTCCGCGAGAAATCGAATAAAACACCGAATGTACAGTCTTATATTGATGAAGTGATGGAGGAGTTGGAGGCGGATGAATATAGCGGTCGTTATAAGGCCCGGAAAGATGAAAATTACAAGAAAGACAGTTTGCAATATGACCGGGATAAAAAGGAACAGTTGCTGGATTCTTTAAAATCGACATTTTATTCAGGGAAAAGCAGTGTTTCTTATAATCTGCCGGAGCGTTATGCGCGTTTTTTGCCGATACCTGTGTTTAAATGCGAATTTGGAGGACGGGTTGTGGTAAAGATAGTGGTCGACCGAAAGGGGAGGGTGCAACGGGCAGAGGTGGTTGCAACAGAATCACAGCAGGACGATTGTTTGCATGATGTTGCCGTGGATGCTGCTTTGCGTTCTCGCTTTAATGAGAAACCGGGAGCTCCGGCTTTGCAAACGGGAACAATAACTTACAATTTCGTTAAGCAATAA
- a CDS encoding Ig-like domain-containing protein: MNRSRCFTACLWGLGILFIIIVMHSCANKGYPEGGPKDETPPRVIAEQPASFSTNFNKKSINIYFDEFVALKSVNEKFIISPPQAKKPRVRLRAKYIMVEFQDTLRPETTYSLDFADAIVDNNEGNPLGYYRYVFSTGAVIDTLELSGNVVNAETNEPVVNSYVFLYENTADSVPLKEIPSYMGRTDSSGFFRITNLREADYKVVAVMDENRDYKYAPEGEQVAFLDTLVRPVVFSVSRTDTLGGDSIVERSYLAYGPNNLYMRMFLETPTQLYMVDEARKQRELLSFVFSVPGKNDFAIQLLDTVTEGKWYFPEVSPGGDTINLWIKDSTVYKRDTLHFQLSYLRTDSTGMQSPYLDTVKMVFTDKKVNEKAKRRKKDAEKPVIDFLKMTASVDREQDVNTGIFLEFDRPVTQDITEHVQLLEKVDTLYVPTDFKIVPDSVHIRRFRLEKEWKPEAEYELLVDSAVISDIYGRHNDKLDKKFKVRPLEFYGKLQLHLEGVEGQVIVQLYKPDNKKTEKGQRIFNVVAEKIVDKSGDLVFDFLHEGKYRLRAILDENRNGIWDPGLYLKGKQAEVVRYLPTEISIKQNFDIEQTFDLKSSYIGGELKEEKDTKKKK, from the coding sequence ATGAATAGATCTCGTTGCTTTACGGCCTGTTTGTGGGGATTGGGAATATTGTTCATCATTATTGTGATGCATTCCTGTGCGAATAAGGGATATCCCGAGGGAGGACCTAAAGATGAGACTCCTCCTCGTGTGATAGCAGAACAGCCGGCTTCGTTCAGTACAAACTTCAATAAGAAAAGTATTAATATTTATTTCGATGAATTTGTCGCTTTAAAGAGTGTCAATGAGAAATTTATTATTTCTCCGCCTCAGGCCAAGAAACCCCGGGTGCGTTTGAGAGCGAAATACATTATGGTTGAATTTCAGGATACATTGCGGCCGGAGACGACTTATAGCCTTGATTTTGCCGATGCGATAGTAGACAATAATGAAGGTAATCCGTTAGGGTATTACCGGTATGTGTTTTCTACGGGTGCAGTGATTGATACCCTGGAATTGAGCGGAAATGTCGTGAATGCGGAGACGAATGAGCCGGTTGTAAACAGTTATGTTTTTCTGTATGAGAATACCGCAGACTCTGTGCCTTTGAAGGAGATTCCCAGTTATATGGGACGTACGGACAGTTCCGGATTTTTCCGGATAACGAATTTGCGGGAAGCGGATTATAAGGTTGTGGCGGTTATGGACGAAAACCGGGATTATAAATATGCGCCGGAAGGAGAACAGGTTGCTTTTTTGGATACATTGGTACGTCCGGTTGTATTTTCTGTCAGCCGAACGGATACGCTCGGAGGGGATTCTATCGTAGAACGTTCTTATTTGGCTTACGGGCCGAATAATTTGTATATGAGGATGTTTTTAGAAACTCCGACACAGCTGTATATGGTTGATGAGGCAAGGAAACAGCGGGAGTTATTGAGTTTTGTATTCAGTGTCCCGGGGAAGAATGATTTTGCTATTCAGCTATTGGATACGGTGACTGAAGGGAAATGGTATTTTCCAGAGGTGTCCCCCGGTGGAGATACCATTAATTTATGGATAAAGGATTCGACCGTGTATAAGCGCGATACGCTGCATTTTCAACTGTCTTATTTGCGAACGGACAGTACGGGTATGCAATCGCCTTATCTGGATACTGTAAAGATGGTGTTTACGGATAAAAAGGTAAACGAGAAGGCGAAGCGAAGGAAGAAAGACGCGGAGAAACCTGTCATCGACTTTTTAAAAATGACGGCCAGTGTCGATCGGGAACAGGATGTAAATACCGGTATCTTTCTGGAATTTGATCGTCCGGTGACTCAGGATATAACAGAGCATGTTCAGTTATTGGAAAAAGTCGATACACTATATGTCCCTACCGATTTTAAAATTGTGCCGGACAGTGTCCATATACGGCGTTTCCGCCTGGAAAAGGAATGGAAACCCGAGGCGGAGTATGAACTGTTGGTCGATTCCGCTGTGATTTCCGATATTTATGGGCGGCATAACGATAAATTGGATAAGAAGTTCAAAGTCCGCCCGCTTGAATTTTACGGTAAATTGCAGCTGCATCTGGAAGGGGTAGAAGGGCAGGTTATCGTACAGCTTTATAAGCCGGATAATAAAAAGACAGAAAAAGGACAGAGAATTTTTAACGTTGTTGCTGAAAAAATCGTAGATAAATCCGGAGATCTGGTTTTTGACTTTTTGCATGAAGGGAAGTACCGGCTTCGGGCAATATTGGATGAAAACCGGAATGGGATCTGGGATCCCGGTTTGTATTTGAAGGGGAAGCAGGCGGAAGTTGTCCGCTATTTACCGACAGAAATCAGTATCAAACAAAATTTTGATATAGAACAAACCTTTGATTTGAAAAGTTCATATATCGGAGGAGAGCTGAAGGAAGAAAAAGATACGAAGAAGAAAAAATAA
- a CDS encoding AsmA family protein, with protein MSEKKKKSRWKKGLKWFLWTVFTLVVLLSVAIGIVLNFVFTPSKLTPKVEQLAREYLNADVRVGEIELTFFSTFPDFGLKVSDASVISCKFRDTTRLAATEDSLMVVKKCLITVNPMAFLKKNRIIVKDLVLEQPRIYAYIDTAGQANWDILQLPADTTDVAETVTDTVNEGFNSAIRLKNIRIQNGRMVFDDRSTQIYTRMSNLELALDGFLGKHRSRLNMDFSAKNILFWQEGKLLVSRLNFGVETGMKINRDSLLYTLEKAVFDVNGIRFGAGGTLRGDTVNRTMAVNLKYGIHIPSLATLIEMIPDAVLQKDRKADIRGDVLCTGTVTGVYGKKNVPLLTSQFKITDGYIAYEGMPSRIEELNTDFFARIDLQREEPSYIKLNNFCIKGGKTDIDLAGDVENVLRDPVIKAKLDANIDFDDLTRIFPLTDGVTCTGKIGASLKTKVLLSDVMNGDYGRIKVGGWCKMNDVALFIPKDSIVMNVRSAGVGFATNRKNTEVVQGVDFLNGVVGYSGLDIHVKDKLRVLMDTTYLTLKTTPLKDTSAIATVNSGIHIGKTIVIVRDTLLLGVKRMDAKGSLKPTKRDKSVPRIEADFQVDSLRLRALNNRLNIAKADIHVEASRSRRDDRIWFPTGYVDFKGLRAYTPFFPLRLRMPGTRIHFNRKEIMLDSAVLKLGKSDVRLTGSITNLTRAFFKKEDLFAELTVQSKMINCNQIMRALDMGTAYMDKVAAGYKEEITTEDDDMDNVAVVSDSASYEGVSSVFVVPAGINFVFRTNIEKMLFGNLLMENIHGEMVMKNQCIQVSDLDMRSSAANMEASLIYKASDTLRAYTGFALKMHEIRIDSLVEVIPALDTLFPMLRSFEGVVDFNIAAETWLDSTMMVELPTLRAAAYLDGHNLVLMDGETFAEISKMLMFKNKKRNLIDSISVDVAIKDGIVEIFPFLLEIDRYKVAVGGEHNIDMSFKYHISLLKSILPFRAGVDISGTLDKMKFRITKAKYKDIFMPSRKTKVDSTQLNLRKRMREMLREGGRREQVDTI; from the coding sequence ATGTCTGAGAAAAAGAAAAAATCCAGGTGGAAAAAGGGGTTAAAATGGTTTTTATGGACTGTTTTTACGCTTGTTGTGCTTTTATCGGTAGCTATAGGTATCGTACTCAATTTTGTATTTACGCCTTCGAAGTTGACGCCTAAGGTAGAGCAATTGGCCCGGGAATATTTGAATGCGGATGTGCGTGTCGGTGAAATAGAGCTGACTTTTTTCTCAACTTTTCCGGATTTCGGGCTAAAAGTATCGGATGCTTCGGTTATTTCCTGTAAATTCCGGGATACGACCCGGTTGGCAGCGACCGAGGATTCTTTAATGGTCGTAAAGAAGTGTTTGATAACGGTGAATCCGATGGCTTTTTTGAAGAAGAACCGGATTATTGTAAAAGATTTGGTCCTGGAGCAGCCCCGGATTTATGCCTATATAGACACTGCCGGACAAGCGAATTGGGATATATTGCAGTTACCGGCAGATACGACTGATGTTGCCGAAACTGTAACGGATACTGTAAATGAGGGTTTTAATTCTGCTATCCGGCTGAAAAATATCCGCATTCAGAACGGTAGGATGGTTTTTGACGACCGGAGTACTCAGATTTATACCCGTATGAGTAATTTGGAACTGGCTTTGGACGGTTTTCTGGGGAAACACCGTTCCAGACTGAATATGGATTTTTCAGCTAAAAACATACTTTTCTGGCAAGAAGGAAAGTTGCTGGTGAGTCGTTTGAATTTCGGGGTAGAAACCGGTATGAAAATAAACAGGGATTCTTTGCTTTATACCTTGGAGAAAGCTGTTTTCGATGTCAACGGTATTCGTTTCGGTGCAGGAGGGACATTGCGGGGGGATACCGTTAACCGGACGATGGCCGTTAATTTGAAATACGGTATTCACATTCCTTCTTTGGCGACGTTGATAGAAATGATTCCGGATGCTGTGTTACAGAAGGACCGGAAAGCCGATATCCGGGGAGATGTTTTGTGTACGGGAACGGTAACCGGCGTTTATGGAAAAAAGAATGTTCCTTTATTGACTTCACAATTTAAAATTACGGACGGCTATATCGCTTATGAAGGGATGCCTTCCCGGATTGAGGAATTGAATACTGATTTTTTTGCGAGGATTGATTTACAGAGGGAGGAACCGTCCTATATAAAACTGAATAATTTTTGTATAAAGGGGGGAAAGACCGATATCGATCTGGCCGGAGACGTGGAGAATGTACTGAGGGATCCGGTGATAAAAGCGAAGTTGGATGCCAATATCGACTTTGATGATTTAACCCGGATATTTCCATTGACGGATGGAGTGACTTGTACCGGAAAAATCGGAGCTTCTTTGAAAACAAAAGTACTTTTGTCGGATGTGATGAACGGAGATTACGGCCGGATAAAAGTAGGAGGATGGTGTAAAATGAATGATGTTGCCTTATTTATACCCAAAGACAGTATTGTGATGAATGTCCGTTCGGCGGGAGTCGGTTTTGCGACAAACCGGAAGAATACGGAGGTTGTACAGGGAGTCGATTTCCTGAACGGTGTTGTCGGATATTCGGGGTTAGATATTCATGTGAAGGATAAATTGCGGGTATTAATGGATACGACTTATCTGACATTGAAGACAACTCCTTTGAAGGATACGTCGGCAATCGCTACCGTGAATTCCGGGATACACATCGGTAAAACGATTGTCATCGTACGGGATACGTTGTTATTGGGTGTGAAGCGGATGGATGCCAAAGGGAGCCTGAAGCCGACAAAACGTGACAAGTCGGTTCCGCGTATAGAAGCCGATTTCCAGGTCGATAGTTTGCGTTTGAGGGCATTGAATAATCGGTTGAATATAGCGAAAGCTGATATACATGTGGAAGCTTCGCGTAGCCGGCGGGACGACCGTATCTGGTTTCCGACCGGATATGTTGATTTTAAAGGATTACGGGCTTATACACCGTTTTTTCCGTTGCGGCTCAGGATGCCGGGGACACGTATTCACTTCAACCGAAAAGAGATCATGCTTGATTCGGCTGTGTTGAAGCTGGGAAAATCAGATGTACGGTTGACCGGGAGTATAACGAATCTGACCCGGGCATTTTTTAAAAAGGAAGACTTGTTTGCAGAATTGACGGTACAATCGAAGATGATCAATTGCAATCAGATCATGCGGGCATTGGATATGGGTACGGCTTATATGGATAAGGTAGCCGCCGGTTATAAAGAAGAGATTACAACAGAGGATGACGATATGGATAACGTAGCTGTTGTGAGTGATTCGGCTTCGTATGAAGGTGTTTCTTCTGTGTTTGTTGTACCTGCCGGGATCAATTTTGTTTTCCGGACAAATATAGAGAAAATGTTGTTCGGCAATTTATTGATGGAGAACATACACGGAGAAATGGTTATGAAGAATCAGTGTATTCAGGTTTCCGATTTGGATATGCGTTCTTCGGCGGCTAATATGGAGGCTTCTCTGATTTATAAAGCATCCGATACCTTGCGGGCTTATACGGGCTTTGCATTGAAAATGCATGAAATCCGGATTGATAGTCTGGTAGAAGTAATACCGGCTCTTGATACTTTGTTTCCTATGCTGCGTTCCTTTGAAGGAGTCGTGGATTTCAATATTGCAGCTGAGACCTGGCTTGATTCGACGATGATGGTCGAACTCCCGACTTTGCGGGCTGCGGCTTATCTGGACGGACATAATCTGGTGCTGATGGATGGTGAGACTTTTGCTGAAATATCCAAAATGCTGATGTTTAAAAATAAGAAGCGGAATTTGATCGATAGTATATCGGTTGATGTAGCGATAAAGGACGGTATTGTGGAAATATTCCCTTTCCTTTTGGAAATAGACCGTTATAAAGTGGCTGTCGGCGGGGAACATAATATCGATATGAGTTTTAAATATCATATATCACTTTTGAAATCGATTTTGCCTTTCCGGGCCGGAGTCGATATTTCCGGTACACTGGATAAGATGAAGTTCCGGATCACGAAGGCGAAGTACAAGGATATTTTTATGCCTTCCCGCAAAACGAAAGTCGATAGTACACAACTGAACCTGCGGAAGCGAATGCGTGAAATGTTGCGTGAAGGTGGCCGTAGGGAGCAGGTAGATACAATATAG
- a CDS encoding exo-beta-N-acetylmuramidase NamZ family protein, with translation MSIKFGILFIAFCGLLCVGMGQEKVFPGIMDFGKYETLLQGKRVALAANQTSVVTTYDWVGERKNEPAVSSHTLDFLRAKGVHVVKVFCPEHGFRGDADAGENIGDYTDQRTGLPVVSLYGKKKKPAPEDLAGVDVVIFDMQDVGVRFYTYISTLHYLMEACAENDCRLLLMDRPNPNAFYVDGPVLDLKYRSFVGMHPVPVVYGMTIGEYAMMINGEGWLNDGKRCDLTVIRCRNWKREMVVALPCRPSPNLPDEVSVLLYPSVCFFEGTVVSEGRGTATPFQVFGHPDLTDMPYRFIPESIPGMSKNPKCLGKVCYGMDLREEFNEVKEGKKLRLDWLMTAYRNYTGKDAFFTPFFEKLAGTSGLREAIVAGKSETEIRKMWQTGLEHFKIVRAKYLLY, from the coding sequence ATGAGTATAAAATTTGGAATTCTTTTTATCGCATTTTGCGGGCTTCTGTGTGTAGGGATGGGACAGGAAAAAGTATTTCCCGGAATTATGGATTTCGGGAAATATGAAACGCTGTTGCAAGGTAAAAGAGTGGCTTTGGCTGCGAACCAGACTTCTGTTGTAACGACTTATGATTGGGTTGGTGAACGTAAAAACGAACCAGCCGTGTCGTCTCATACTTTGGATTTTTTGCGGGCAAAGGGCGTACATGTCGTAAAAGTGTTTTGTCCTGAACATGGTTTTCGGGGGGATGCCGATGCCGGAGAGAATATCGGAGATTATACCGATCAACGTACAGGGCTTCCGGTGGTGTCTTTGTATGGAAAGAAAAAGAAACCGGCTCCGGAAGATTTGGCCGGTGTGGATGTTGTCATTTTTGATATGCAGGATGTCGGTGTCCGTTTTTATACGTATATTTCAACGTTGCATTACCTGATGGAAGCTTGTGCAGAGAATGATTGCCGGCTTTTACTGATGGACAGGCCTAATCCGAATGCTTTTTATGTGGATGGGCCGGTGTTGGATTTGAAGTACCGTTCTTTTGTCGGGATGCATCCGGTTCCGGTGGTGTACGGAATGACGATCGGGGAGTATGCGATGATGATCAATGGAGAAGGATGGTTGAACGATGGAAAACGGTGTGATTTAACGGTGATCCGATGCAGGAATTGGAAACGGGAGATGGTAGTTGCTTTACCTTGCCGGCCTTCGCCCAATCTTCCGGATGAGGTGTCGGTACTGCTTTATCCGTCGGTATGTTTTTTTGAAGGGACGGTGGTTAGTGAGGGCAGAGGTACTGCGACGCCTTTTCAGGTATTCGGACACCCGGATTTGACGGATATGCCTTATCGTTTTATACCGGAAAGTATTCCGGGTATGAGTAAAAATCCGAAATGCCTCGGAAAAGTATGTTATGGAATGGATCTTCGGGAGGAGTTCAATGAAGTAAAGGAAGGTAAAAAATTGCGTTTGGATTGGTTGATGACGGCCTATCGGAATTATACGGGTAAGGATGCTTTTTTTACTCCGTTTTTTGAAAAACTGGCAGGAACTTCCGGGTTGCGGGAGGCTATTGTTGCCGGAAAGAGTGAAACGGAGATTCGGAAAATGTGGCAGACCGGATTGGAACATTTTAAAATCGTCCGGGCAAAATATTTGTTGTATTGA
- a CDS encoding ComF family protein, which produces MKNEGNRIFQSIVRLFYPPLCVVCKEALVRGEKYLCSPCLADFPLADPAYQSVDIRLLMEDEVVDVGSLYALFYYNKYNDYKNLVYAVKYRSGKELCVYLGRMLGGKIGDRSGVHAIVPIPLHPKREKRRGYNQARQIAMGMAEAMKVPLWDDIVCRVQDNASQTGKSAGERQKNVENIFRLKKTDVLYGKHLLVVDDVITTGATIKSCIRTLAEAGHVRFSLACLARTEV; this is translated from the coding sequence ATGAAAAATGAGGGCAACCGCATTTTTCAGTCTATAGTCCGTTTATTTTATCCCCCGCTTTGCGTGGTGTGTAAGGAGGCTTTGGTAAGGGGAGAAAAGTATTTATGTTCGCCTTGTCTGGCTGATTTCCCTTTGGCCGATCCCGCTTATCAATCTGTAGATATCCGGTTATTGATGGAGGATGAGGTTGTTGATGTCGGGTCATTGTATGCGCTTTTCTATTATAATAAATACAATGATTATAAAAATCTGGTGTATGCGGTGAAGTATCGTTCCGGTAAGGAGCTTTGCGTATACCTGGGACGGATGCTGGGCGGGAAGATCGGTGACCGGTCCGGCGTCCATGCTATTGTTCCCATCCCTTTGCATCCGAAAAGAGAAAAACGAAGGGGATATAATCAGGCCCGGCAGATTGCAATGGGGATGGCGGAAGCGATGAAGGTTCCTTTGTGGGATGATATCGTTTGCCGGGTTCAGGACAATGCTTCTCAAACCGGGAAGAGTGCCGGTGAACGTCAGAAAAATGTCGAGAATATTTTCCGGTTGAAGAAAACGGACGTGCTTTACGGTAAGCATCTTCTTGTCGTAGACGATGTTATTACGACCGGGGCAACAATAAAATCCTGTATACGTACATTGGCAGAGGCAGGTCATGTAAGATTCAGTTTGGCATGTTTGGCGAGGACGGAAGTCTGA
- a CDS encoding DUF4837 family protein codes for MKTTPLLKIAVMVILLVTVVSCKDKTTTGLSNLAGSMNEVLVVMDKDLWNGPAGDTVKAWFSQEQLGLPQPEPVMDILNLPLASFDKNVKGYRNVLLVRISPKIDSTAIRFKDSPWAKGQKYFEIQAPNETDFVNVFDANKQSILDVFMKAEQERLISVYKKQPNSAVYNLFKDKYHMYVACPGDYVVNKDIDGFVWISRETRTDGRGIIFFEKEYKDASQFHVQAIVDTVNAELKRNIPGPLANTYMALDTIAPTETKIFNYNGDHYAVMMRGLWTVVNDYMGGPYVMNVILDAKNNRIDYMMGYVYAPDDKKRNRLQRVEAILNTVKLDYQESGK; via the coding sequence ATGAAAACAACACCTTTATTGAAAATTGCCGTTATGGTAATCTTGCTGGTTACTGTCGTATCTTGTAAAGACAAAACGACCACCGGATTATCGAATCTTGCCGGAAGTATGAATGAGGTTTTAGTCGTGATGGACAAAGATCTATGGAACGGTCCGGCCGGAGATACCGTAAAAGCTTGGTTCTCGCAGGAGCAATTGGGTTTGCCGCAACCGGAACCTGTTATGGATATATTGAATTTGCCTTTGGCTTCTTTCGATAAGAATGTAAAAGGGTATAGAAATGTTTTGTTGGTTCGTATTTCTCCTAAAATAGATTCGACGGCAATTCGTTTTAAAGACAGTCCCTGGGCAAAAGGGCAAAAGTATTTTGAGATACAGGCTCCGAATGAGACTGATTTTGTGAATGTATTTGATGCGAATAAACAATCGATACTGGATGTTTTTATGAAAGCGGAGCAGGAACGTCTGATCAGTGTCTATAAAAAACAGCCGAATTCGGCCGTATACAATCTTTTTAAAGACAAATACCACATGTATGTGGCTTGTCCGGGAGATTATGTTGTCAATAAAGATATCGACGGTTTTGTTTGGATTTCCCGGGAAACCCGGACCGATGGCCGGGGAATTATCTTTTTTGAAAAAGAATATAAGGATGCTTCACAATTCCATGTTCAGGCTATTGTAGATACGGTAAATGCAGAGTTAAAACGCAATATACCGGGACCGTTGGCCAATACCTATATGGCCTTGGATACAATTGCGCCGACAGAAACGAAGATATTTAATTATAACGGGGATCATTATGCCGTAATGATGAGAGGTTTGTGGACGGTTGTAAATGATTATATGGGAGGTCCTTATGTTATGAATGTTATATTGGATGCTAAAAATAACCGGATTGATTATATGATGGGATATGTTTATGCTCCCGATGATAAAAAGCGGAATCGGCTTCAGCGGGTAGAGGCTATATTGAATACGGTTAAGTTGGATTATCAGGAATCGGGAAAATGA
- a CDS encoding DUF3108 domain-containing protein, with amino-acid sequence MKRVIAIIIVLYTFFPLSAQQKLPPIEKLVYTGYYNWGIIWIRAGLVEFTMGKSEKYPEAVLLNAVGYSLPSWDWVFKLRDTLTSEFHPDTFLPYEFSRKAHEGNYHKTFDYSFDYTNQKAYGVINKIGKYIRQDTIELLPETYDMLSVAWMARGLDFDKLKPKDTLPIKILIDSKIYNLYIRYLGVEKIKVGKKKWDSYVFSPLLVEGDVFKGGENMKIWVSKDENRVPLMVEAKILVGSVKGILDLSESKFGD; translated from the coding sequence ATGAAAAGAGTGATAGCCATAATAATTGTGTTATATACATTTTTCCCTTTATCGGCACAGCAGAAATTGCCGCCGATAGAAAAACTGGTATATACCGGTTATTATAATTGGGGAATTATATGGATCAGGGCCGGATTGGTCGAGTTTACAATGGGCAAATCTGAAAAATATCCGGAAGCTGTTTTATTGAATGCTGTCGGGTATTCATTACCTTCCTGGGATTGGGTTTTTAAGTTGCGGGATACGCTGACATCTGAGTTTCATCCCGATACGTTTCTGCCTTATGAATTTTCCCGAAAAGCACATGAAGGAAATTATCATAAGACGTTTGATTACAGTTTCGATTACACGAATCAAAAAGCGTATGGTGTAATAAATAAGATCGGTAAATATATCCGTCAGGATACGATAGAGTTACTGCCGGAGACTTACGATATGCTCTCTGTGGCCTGGATGGCGCGAGGGCTTGATTTCGATAAGCTGAAGCCCAAGGATACCTTGCCGATAAAGATTTTAATCGACAGTAAGATTTACAATTTGTATATTCGTTATCTGGGAGTAGAGAAAATAAAAGTGGGAAAGAAGAAATGGGATTCTTATGTGTTTTCTCCCTTATTGGTGGAAGGAGATGTCTTTAAAGGCGGGGAAAATATGAAGATATGGGTGAGCAAGGATGAAAACCGGGTGCCTTTGATGGTTGAAGCCAAAATCCTGGTCGGTTCGGTGAAAGGAATTCTGGATTTGTCGGAGAGTAAATTCGGAGATTGA